A window from Salvia miltiorrhiza cultivar Shanhuang (shh) chromosome 2, IMPLAD_Smil_shh, whole genome shotgun sequence encodes these proteins:
- the LOC131011515 gene encoding 1,4-alpha-glucan-branching enzyme 3, chloroplastic/amyloplastic, which produces MISLTHPPQFPSFSINSPFYNRSNAAHSTGGGVGRRCNRGKCFAADQSQGPRKQSQRPRKKSPPPDSDRKDGIDPAGFLAKHGIANKAFAQFLRERYKALKDLKEELLKQYYDLQELVSGFELLGMHRNVQHRVDYMDWAPGARYCSLVGDINGWSPTENCAREGYLGHDDFGYWFVILEDKLRDGEEPDDVFFQQYNYIDDYDKGDSGVTVEEVFQKANEEYWEPGEDRFIKSRYELAAKLYEQIFGPNGPQTEEELEEIPDPMTRYKAWKEEHKDDPPSNLPPCDVIIDEDKEDDEFEIVTDPAWREKFKNKKPPIPYWLETRKGRQAWLKKYIPGIPHRSKYRVYFNTPMGPLERVPAWATYVIPEADGNQSYAVHWEPPPESAYKWKHKHPSKPKSLRIYECHVGISGQEPRVSTFNEFTENVLVHVKEAGYNAIQLIGVLEHKDYFTVGYRVTNFYAVSSRYGTPEDFKRLVDEAHGLGLLVLLDIVHSYAAADEMVGLSFYDGSNDCYFHSGKRGHHKFWGTRMFKYDDQDVLHFLLSNLNWWMVEYQIDGFYFHSLSSMMYTHNGFATFTGDVEEYCNQYVDKDALLYLILVNEILHILHPNVLTIAEDATFYPGLCEPISQGGLGFDYFVNLSASELWLSFIENVPDHEWSMSKLVSTLVGDKCNIDKMLLYAENHNQSISGGRSFAEILFGSANTEGALLRGCSLHKMIRLITFTIGGSAYLNFMGNEFGHPKRVEFPMPSNNFSYSLANRCWELLEDELHKKLFAFDKDMMKLDVKDRVLLRGSRGLPNIHHVDDTTMVISYSRGPYIFVFNFHPTNSYERYSIGVEEAGEYQIILNSDEEIYGGQGLIDRDQYAQRTISRKTGGARFCLDVPLPSRTSQVYKLTRILRV; this is translated from the exons ATGATTTCTCTCACGCACCCACCTCAATTTCCCTCTTTCTCGATTAACTCTCCGTTCTACAACAGAAGTAACGCCGCCCACTCTACCGGCGGCGGAGTCGGCAGGAGATGCAACAGAGGCAAATGCTTCGCCGCAGACCAGTCGCAAGGTCCGCGGAAGCAGTCTCAGAGACCGCGTAAAAAATCTCCTCCTCCCGATTCTGATAGAAAAGACGGAATCGATCCCGCCGGATTCCTCGCCAAGCACGGTATTGCAAATAAAGCCTTCGCACAGTTCCTGCGCGAAAG GTATAAAGCGTTGAAGGACTTGAAGGAAGAGCTTCTCAAGCAGTATTACGATCTGCAGGAGCTGGTTTCTGG GTTTGAGTTATTGGGAATGCATCGGAATGTTCAGCATCGCGTGGATTACATGGACTGGGCTCCAG GTGCTCGCTATTGTTCTCTGGTGGGGGATATCAATGGTTGGTCGCCGACAGAGAATTGTGCCAGGGAAGGTTATTTAGGCCATGATGATTTCGGTTACTGGTTTGTTATTCTTGAAGACAAACTTAGGGATGGAGAAGAACCAGATGATGTATTTTTTCAACAGTATAATTACATTGATGATTATGATAAAGGTGATAGTGGTGTTACGGTTGAAGAAGTTTTTCAAAAAGCGAATGAAGAGTACTGGGAACCTGGAGAAGACCGCTTTATAAAATCACGCTATGAGCTTGCAGCTAAACTGTATGAGCAAATATTTGGGCCTAATGGGCCACAGACAGAAGAGGAACTGGAAGAAATACCAGATCCGATGACAAGATATAAGGCCTGGAAAGAGGAGCATAAAGATGATCCACCAAGCAACTTACCACCTTGTGATGTGATTATTGATGAGGATAAAGAAGATGATGAGTTTGAAATCGTAACTGATCCTGCttggagagagaaatttaaaaataagaagcCTCCCATTCCTTACTGGTTGGAAACACGAAAAGGAAGGCAAGCATGgttaaaaaagtatatacctGGGATCCCTCATAGGAGCAAGTACAGGGTGTACTTTAACACTCCAATGGGTCCTTTAGAACGCGTTCCTGCATGGGCTACTTATGTTATTCCAG AGGCAGATGGAAATCAATCTTATGCTGTCCATTGGGAGCCACCTCCTGAAAGTGCCTACAAATGGAAACATAAACATCCATCAAAACCTAAATCTTTGCGAATATATGAATGCCATGTTGGAATAAGTGGACAGGAGCCTAGAGTTTCAACTTTCAATGAGTTCACCGAAAAT GTCCTAGTTCATGTAAAGGAAGCTGGTTACAATGCAATCCAATTGATTGGAGTTCTTGAGCACAAGGATTATTTCACTGTTGGGTACAGA GTGACGAATTTTTATGCTGTTAGCAGCCGCTATGGTACCCCTGAAGACTTCAAGCGGTTGGTGGATGAAGCTCATG GACTTGGCCTGCTCGTCCTTTTAGATATTGTTCATTCTTATGCCGCAGCTGATGAAATGGTGGGGTTATCATTTTATGATGGATCAAATGATTGCTACTTCCATTCTG GTAAAAGAGGCCACCACAAATTTTGGGGTACACGAATGTTCAAATATGATGATCAAGATGTTTTGCATTTCCttctttcaaatttaaattg GTGGATGGTAGAGTACCAGATTGATGGCTTCTATTTTCATTCTCTTTCATCAATGATGTATACACACAATGGATTTGCTACTTTTACTGGTGATGTGGAGGA GTACTGTAACCAATATGTGGATAAGGATGCTTTGCTGTATCTAATATTAGTAAATGAGATATTGCATATTCTCCACCCAAATGTACTGACAATTGCTGAAGAT GCCACATTTTATCCAGGACTTTGCGAACCAATTTCTCAAGGTGGTTTGGGATTTGATTATTTCGTTAATCTCTCTGCATCAGAATTGTGGTTGTCATTCATCGAAAATGTTCCTGATCATGAGTGGAGTATGAGTAAG CTTGTGAGCACATTGGTGGGAGACAAGTGCAATATTGATAAGATGCTTCTGTATGCTGAAAATCACAACCAG TCAATTTCAGGGGGTCGCTCTTTTGCAGAAATACTCTTTGGTTCTGCTAACACAGAAGGGGCCTTGCTTAGGGGTTGTTCATTGCATAAG ATGATCAGATTAATTACATTTACTATTGGTGGTTCAGCATACCTCAATTTCATGGGCAATGAGTTTGGGCATCCAAAG AGGGTTGAGTTCCCAATGCCAAGCAACAATTTTTCGTATTCACTTGCTAATCGCTGCTGGGAGCTATTGGAGGATGAACTTCACAAAAAATTATTCGCCtttgataaa GATATGATGAAACTTGACGTAAAAGATAGAGTACTTCTAAGAGGTTCAAGGGGCCTTCCGAATATTCACCACGTCGATGATACTACAATG GTGATATCTTATTCACGAGGTCCATATATATTTGTCTTCAACTTTCACCCCACAAATTCGTATGAAAGATACAGTATAGGCGTTGAGGAAGCTGGAGAGTATCAA ATCATATTGAATTCTGATGAAGAGATTTATGGCGGTCAAGGATTAATTGATCGAGACCAATATGCTCAAAGAACCATTAGCAGAAA AACTGGTGGAGCCAGATTTTGCTTGGATGTGCCGCTCCCAAGTAGAACATCTCAG GTGTATAAGCTAACTCGGATTCTCAGAGTCTAA